TTATAACAGAATGTTCATAATATTCAGAGAATATCCCCCACGAACTCTTACTGGACTAAGGCCCAAACACAGAGTCCTATCAACATGGCTGCTTGTGACGGAGGGATAATTGATAGGACTTGTGGGCCTGATCCAGGCTTCCATGTGGATACTGGTGTTGACCCCCATAGGTCAGCAATTTGGAAAGTGTATGTCAGGAAAAGGAAGGGGGGTGCAGGGAAGAATTAGTTACAATTGGTAAGGTGGTAGGAATATTCTCTAGGTGGTTAGATGAGATAGTGAGTGAGAGAATCGTTCATGCTTTTAGTGATTTGTTGGTTTGGAAAATTATCTCTGGTAGAGGAGCCATAGGCTCTGGATATTTTCCCTTGGTTATTTCCTTATCTTCTGTAAGAGCTATTTGCTCAGTTTTCCATTAATAAAATCTCTATTCCATTGATACTTGAATTCTCAGTTTCTATCACCTAGCAAGTTAAATGGTTGAGTTTTGTGGGTTTTTGTTCTTCCAATTGTTAATAAGCTGTTAAGAGCCTGTCTCGTCTGAACAACAACACATACATATTGCTCAAGGTACTACTGGTTTGCATCTTTCTGAAAGGAAGCAACTCAATCAGCAAGAGTTGCTGACCCTACTGACATACTACCTTAGTTCCTTAGTTGTGCCTTTGGGCATCTTTGACTACACCCAAAAGAAATAGAAAGGAGAAGGTATAGGATAGTTTATATAGCCgtgaaaaatcaatttaatttatatatgaaCTTTTAAGTTCTAATAATTGTTCCTTCATATGCCCTTCTGTTTGTGTCGTGAAAACCGACAAATGGTTTTCTTAGTACTACCTTAGTTCCTTAGTTGTGCCTTTGGGCATCTTTGACTACACCCAAAAGAAATAGAAAGGAGAAGGTATAGGATAGTTTATATAGCGGTGAAAAATCAACTTAATTTATATATGAACTTTTAAGTTCTAATAATTGTTCCTTCATATGCCCTTCTGTTTGTGTCGTGAAAACCGACAAATGGTTTTCTTAGTATTAAGCAATAAGATGGCAACGTAATAAAGAATGTGCTTGCAATACTGTATGTATTGTATTTGTTTATACTTCCTGAGTTCACAGTATTGTTTTTGTACTTGAGTAGTTAAAGAAATAGTTGTTGACACTTGATGCTTCCAGTCACGTTGTATGTGATCTTTCGTTAAGTATGCTGCCCTTTGTTATAAGTTAATCATTAGTTTCCTCAGCTTGCTTAGAACTTTTTAGATTGCATATGACTAGAAACTCTTGCTAACACTTCTAAATGAAATCAGGTTACATTCAAAGAAGGATCACTACAGCCTCCAGAGATAAAGTCTAAAATTGACCTACCAGAAAACATAAACATTTTTGGCCAAAATCTTAGCCTGGGGCCTCTGCAACAATCTCTTGGTCCTCTGGAGAATGTGGTTGCAAATATATCACGTGTCATTTCAGGTCAGTCACCTCTTAAGATTCCCATACCTGGTGAGAGGACAAGCTCTTGGCTTCTTACCACATATCTTGACAAGGACTTGCGAATATCAAGGGGAGATGGCGGGCTGTTTGTCCTTGCAAGAGAAGGGAGTCCCATTCTTGATTAGTAGGAAGTaataatcttttcttttttacttcttcaaaaaaaatatatatcttctctttttttatattcGGCCACCCCATTTCCCTCTGCCCACCCAAAATGTGAAAGGTATATTCAAAAtgtatcattttttatattttcatgctgttttgtatttaaaggATGCAGAGCCTATGTGTTGTAAACCTGTAattctattatatataaaatgtttgaATGATATGTTCACCCCCTTATTAACATAGgtgaaataataatatatattgatcTGGGTTAAGGAGTATGAAATCAAATTTATGAAACCACTTTTAGGTGATTTATCTCAGCATGTTCCTGAGCAGCTAGGATTGATCTAGTGGTGAGAAAATTGTGTAGTATCGATGAGGTTGTAAATTCAATTTCGCTGCCTTTATTGTACCCCCGTAAAAATCTCAGCATGTTGATTGCTAGATTTAAATCCTAAGCAAAAGAGTTCTCCTTGTTCTTTATACACCTTTTTCGTTGAAATTTGGAGTGAATCTATGAAAGAGATATAAATGTTGTAGAGATATAGAGGATCTAAGTCTATTTCTTTCCACATATTTGAAGTTTGTTGGAGCTGTGAAACATGCATACATCAGAGTTATGCCTTATGACCTGTAATAAACCAAACTAACTCAAGTAAGTGGAACCTGAGTTAAAAATTGAGTTTGTTGATAAATTAGTTGAACATGAAAAGTAAGAACAAAAATGTTTGAAGTTAATGTTGTTTAGTAGAATGTAAATATTAATTAGGTTATATCTTAAGgtgttgatgtaattttattttaaaataaagcaaACACCTCGCATTCATGGTTACAAGTCTTATGAAGATATCAAGGCCTAATTCAAACTTTTCTTGGCAAAAAAATTACCTTAAGTCACATTGAGCCATTTTTCAAAGAATATACCTGTTCACATGAGATGCTTTTTATATCGTCTGAAAGCtaagaaaaatatgtacaaCTATGATTGTTGGTAAATCCAACTCGACCTTTAGCAAAGTAACCAATTTGCTACAAGCTCGTGGCACCAATTTGCATTGTTGATCAGAACAATTGTTTGTGGTGATAATATCTTGAATTATAAATAGCCTTTTAAGAATGAAATTTGTAtcattttaaagttaaaaacgATAtctacaaatatatttttttacagcTGTATCTTAATTTTTGTTACTCAAGTTTGGTTATTTAGTTGTACTTATCATGTATGTTTGGTACAGTGTTTGCAAAACAGTGTTTGATGGAAATCACGGCAAAAAACTCACGTTAGCGAATAAGCTAGAATTTAGAGCTTATCAAAATCACGGCAAAAATGCATTGGAAAGCGTGCAAACGTGCTTTTATGTGTTGCAACTATGTTTAACTTATCCATCTCTTATATAAGGAGTGCAACACCAAACATTAGAGGCATCTGCTTTTATGTGTTGCAACTATGTTTAACTTATCCATCTCTTATATAAGGAGTGCAACACCAAACATTAGAGGCATCTGCCAATGGAAACTTTAGATTCATGCCATGCCTTAGGGAAAACGTGGTTCTTTTAATTTTGTGGTTTTAGGTTTATTTGATTCGAACTATtaaattgaaccaaaaaattTCTAAGTTTGAACTTGGTTGAGTTTGAGATGGAAAAAGGTTTATGTGAAATTCAAGTTGAGTTTTAACATGaaccaattttttcttttaaaatgaaaaatactaTTAGCATTGTTAGTTTTTATGCTGAGTGCGAGTATTAAACTCTTGACACACAATCTTAAGAATAAAATGTTACAttacaatattttataattaaaggtTTGTCAAGGACAAACTTTTGTACTTctgtaaatatataataaataaataaatacagcTTACACAAACTATAAGTTGTTGCATTCATctgattcaaaaaaaagttgttgcatTCATCAGACTTAGAGTGCAAAATGGATCTCTTGTTCCATCCCTTGCATTTCTCAAAATACTAGATTTGTTCCAATTACATAATTTGGACACCCAAAAAAACACATGTCTGAGACAAACAGGTGAGTTCTTGCGAAATGTCTGTTGAGTTCATGGTGGGAAACGACTACTGGAAGTAGGAAGAGAGTTCTTGTCAAACGTCTGTTAAGTTCTGTACTCAATGCTGTTTAACACATTCCTTTCGTAGGAAAAATAAGGTGGTCTGAAATGAGAAATTGAAAAGTGGAGAGGTTGAAGATAGTTGCTGCTTGGTTATCAGTGGAGACGTTTAAGATAGTTGTTGTTTGGTTATTGAAGATCAAAACTGATTTGATGAAGAGTTAACTTGCTACATTTTCCAACACTAAGATTTTAGTCCCGAGGCAAATTCCACCTCAATAGACTGGTAAGGGGGCACCCAGACTTACAAGATCCTCTCTTAGGTGAGACTCCTACTAATAGCACTCATAACCATGCACCGCCATTCGAGAGGTGACAGTTGCACTCAACGGCACTTCACTCGGTAAAACTTCACTTTACCTTAATGAAAACACTAACGCTGTGAGCATAAATCCAAAAGAGAGAGCTCATCTTAGGTGAGACTCTTCAGTTTGAGACTCATGGTTAAAGTAGACCAagcaaatttcaaaaaataaatacaaccGAACTGCACAATCTTCCCTATCTCTGCATCAATCAGCATGCCAGGAAGATTATGTGATGAGGGTATTAAAACTAGTTCTTTTAACCAAAACCGAAAAGAAATTCATAACCACTACTAGTTATCCAAATGGAACCTTGAAATGAATAGAAATGGTAACGTGCAGATACGAACAACACCACTAAACACGGAAATCATACGAACTTTTTTTGGCAAAGATTAGACTGCAAGTTGCATAAACACAAATAGGTGGGAACTATAAAATGTTGAAACAGAATCATAACAGGAATGCACAATCTTCACTACTGTTAATCAACATGCAGGTAGATTGAATGTTGTATGAGGTTACTAAACAACTAGTTCTTTTAACCAAAactgaagaaaaataatagtataACCACTCGTTATCCAAAAGGAAGCTTGACAGGCTATACAGTGTCGAAAGAGACAAGAGCAAAGATTCTATCACCATCAATTTCCAAAATCAGCCACAAAATTATTCAACTACCTTGTCTCGTAGAGATAAAACGCTGTTTAAACAAAGGAAGCCATCAGTAAGTGATGAACATTGAACAGTTAGTTTTACAGCATCCATTGCATGATGTCTTTCCTGATAACACTCCCTGACCAATTCACTCTGTAATTTTGTCTAAATGTCTCAGGGGAGTAGGTACTAAGGTTCCTGCCATGGATGGTAGTCCCGGCAGGATTTGGTGGTATCATCATCCTTGAAATGCTAGGGAAAGGCTTTGATGAGGTAAAGAAGTGCCTATCAGAGTCCTTCTTGAATAGCCCAGAATGACTGGGAGGCTTGTGGTTGGAAGTGCCAGTTGCATGCTTTGTCGTGGTCTCTTTTGAGCTACTGCCACTGCTGGGCAGATTAGAACGATTGCGAATTTGCGCTGAGGGCTTCATTCGATCTAGACAACGCAAAATGAAGTTTCCAACATTCCTACCCACTTCTATGTCTCTTTCTTGAATGTTCCGATGGACCTTGATT
Above is a genomic segment from Medicago truncatula cultivar Jemalong A17 chromosome 5, MtrunA17r5.0-ANR, whole genome shotgun sequence containing:
- the LOC11424829 gene encoding uncharacterized protein, producing MVLWEITLGTAYFLGLKRTYKLALKIQRKVVSPKYPKTRQFLHRRTRAVFDVAIKVHRNIQERDIEVGRNVGNFILRCLDRMKPSAQIRNRSNLPSSGSSSKETTTKHATGTSNHKPPSHSGLFKKDSDRHFFTSSKPFPSISRMMIPPNPAGTTIHGRNLSTYSPETFRQNYRVNWSGSVIRKDIMQWML